A window of the Helicobacter sp. 11S03491-1 genome harbors these coding sequences:
- a CDS encoding GDP-L-fucose synthase: MDQNSKIFIAGHTGLVGSAIMKALKQKDYKCLIAKSHHQLDLSDFGQVNNFFKQEKPQYVFLAAAKVGGIVANNTYRADFIYQNLAIQNNVIYHAHQYGVKKLLFLGSSCIYPKNAPQPLKESSLLSSQLEYTNEPYAIAKIAGLKMCEAFNMQYGCNFLSVMPTNLYGENDNFDLTTSHVLPALMRKFHEAKLKNMDSVSVWGSGKPRREFLYSEDMAEACIYIMENIDFKDLIKNTQEIRNTHINIGYGSDISIAQLAVLIKEVVDFKGNIVYDTTKPDGTYQKLLDTSKLNSFGWKPSITLEQGIQKVYQWYKNVYQK, translated from the coding sequence ATGGATCAAAATTCCAAAATTTTTATCGCCGGACACACCGGATTAGTAGGTTCAGCAATTATGAAAGCTTTGAAACAAAAAGATTATAAATGTCTCATTGCAAAATCCCACCATCAATTAGATTTAAGTGATTTTGGACAAGTAAATAATTTTTTCAAACAAGAAAAGCCTCAATACGTATTTTTAGCCGCAGCCAAAGTTGGAGGAATAGTTGCAAACAACACTTATCGAGCTGATTTTATCTATCAAAACTTGGCTATTCAAAACAATGTTATTTATCATGCCCATCAATATGGAGTCAAAAAACTATTATTTTTAGGATCTAGCTGTATTTATCCCAAAAATGCGCCACAACCTCTGAAAGAATCATCTTTACTAAGTAGTCAGTTAGAATATACTAATGAACCTTATGCTATCGCTAAAATAGCCGGTCTTAAAATGTGTGAAGCATTTAATATGCAATATGGTTGCAATTTTCTCTCTGTAATGCCCACTAATCTTTATGGAGAAAATGATAATTTTGATTTAACTACCTCTCATGTATTGCCGGCCCTTATGAGAAAGTTTCATGAAGCAAAGCTCAAGAATATGGATTCTGTAAGCGTGTGGGGAAGCGGCAAGCCCAGAAGAGAATTTCTTTATAGCGAGGATATGGCAGAAGCTTGTATTTATATAATGGAAAATATTGATTTTAAAGATTTGATAAAAAATACTCAAGAAATACGTAACACTCATATTAATATAGGTTATGGAAGTGATATTAGCATTGCCCAATTAGCTGTTCTCATTAAAGAAGTAGTGGATTTTAAAGGAAATATTGTTTATGATACCACCAAACCTGATGGCACTTATCAAAAGCTTCTAGATACTTCCAAACTCAATTCTTTTGGTTGGAAACCCTCAATCACCCTAGAGCAAGGTATCCAAAAAGTTTATCAATGGTATAAAAATGTTTATCAAAAATAA
- the gmd gene encoding GDP-mannose 4,6-dehydratase, translating to MKVALITGITGQDGAYLAEFLLKKGYVVHGIKRRSSLFNTDRIDHLYQDPHITNRDFILHYGDMTDSMNLTRIIQEIQPDEIYNLAAMSHVAVSFETPEYTANADGIGTLRILEAVRLLGLTQKTRIYQASTSELFGKVQEIPQKETTPFYPRSPYACAKLYAYWITTNYREAYNIFASNGILFNHESPIRGETFVTRKITRGVAKIALGLQNKLYLGNLSAKRDWGHAKDYVRMMWMILQAKEPQDWVIATGVTTEVREFVKMAFLEVGISVEFRGEGIEEKGYITKCENEYFKLPIGKEVISVDTRYFRPTEVELLIGDATKAREELGWIPEYDLKSLIQDMMQADLKLVQKDKYLQEGGYEILSYFE from the coding sequence ATGAAAGTTGCACTTATCACAGGAATCACAGGACAAGATGGTGCTTATTTGGCAGAATTTTTACTTAAAAAAGGTTATGTTGTTCATGGTATCAAACGTAGGAGTTCTCTTTTTAATACCGATCGCATTGATCATCTCTATCAAGATCCCCATATCACAAATCGAGATTTCATTCTTCATTATGGAGATATGACAGACTCAATGAATCTAACAAGGATTATTCAAGAAATCCAACCTGATGAAATCTATAACCTTGCAGCCATGAGTCATGTAGCTGTCTCATTTGAAACACCTGAATACACCGCAAATGCTGATGGAATAGGGACTCTTAGAATACTTGAGGCAGTGAGATTATTGGGTTTAACACAAAAAACCAGAATTTATCAGGCTTCAACAAGCGAGCTTTTTGGCAAAGTCCAAGAAATCCCTCAAAAAGAAACAACACCATTTTATCCGAGATCCCCATATGCGTGCGCCAAACTTTATGCTTACTGGATTACAACTAATTATCGTGAGGCTTATAATATTTTTGCCAGCAATGGAATTTTATTCAATCATGAAAGCCCTATTCGTGGAGAAACTTTTGTAACACGAAAAATTACAAGAGGTGTGGCAAAAATAGCACTTGGACTTCAAAATAAACTTTATTTGGGAAATCTTTCAGCCAAAAGGGATTGGGGACATGCTAAAGATTATGTCCGAATGATGTGGATGATTTTACAAGCTAAAGAACCACAAGATTGGGTCATTGCCACAGGAGTTACCACAGAAGTACGTGAATTTGTTAAAATGGCATTCTTGGAAGTAGGCATAAGTGTTGAGTTTCGCGGAGAGGGAATCGAGGAAAAAGGCTATATTACAAAATGTGAGAATGAATATTTTAAACTGCCCATTGGAAAAGAAGTTATCAGCGTTGATACACGTTATTTTCGACCCACAGAAGTAGAGCTTCTCATAGGGGATGCCACCAAAGCAAGAGAAGAACTTGGATGGATACCTGAATACGATTTAAAAAGTCTCATTCAAGATATGATGCAAGCAGACCTTAAACTTGTGCAAAAAGATAAGTATTTACAAGAAGGTGGTTATGAAATTCTAAGTTATTTTGAATAA
- the groL gene encoding chaperonin GroEL (60 kDa chaperone family; promotes refolding of misfolded polypeptides especially under stressful conditions; forms two stacked rings of heptamers to form a barrel-shaped 14mer; ends can be capped by GroES; misfolded proteins enter the barrel where they are refolded when GroES binds) has protein sequence MASKEIKFSDAARNKLYEGVKQLNDAVKVTMGPRGRNVLIQKSYGAPAITKDGVSVAKEIELADPIANMGAQLVKEVASKTADAAGDGTTTATVLAYSIFKEGLRNITAGANPIEVKKGMDKASEAIIAELKKASKKIGGKGDIAQVATISANSDEKIGNLIAEAMEKVGKDGVITVEEAKGINDELSVVEGMQFDRGYLSPYFVTNADKMTTQLESAYVLLTDKKISSMKDILPLLEATMKGGKPLLIIAEDIEGEALTTLVVNKLRGVLNVAAVKAPGFGDRRKEMLKDIAVLTGGQVISEELGKTLENAEVSDLGQAARIVIDKDNTTIVDGKGKSSDVKDRIAQIKTQIEATTSDYDKEKLQERLAKLSGGVAVIKVGAASEVEMKEKKDRVDDALSATKAAVEEGIVIGGGAALIRAAQKVNLKLSNDELIGYEIIKRAIKAPLAQIAMNAGYDAGVVVNEVEKNKEAFGFNASNGEYVDMFKAGIIDPLKVARVALQNAVSVSSLLLTTEATVNEIKEDKPAPMPDMGGMGGMGGMGGMM, from the coding sequence ATGGCAAGTAAAGAAATTAAATTTTCAGATGCAGCAAGAAACAAACTTTATGAAGGTGTAAAGCAGCTTAATGATGCAGTAAAAGTAACAATGGGTCCTAGAGGTCGAAATGTTTTGATTCAAAAAAGTTATGGCGCTCCTGCGATCACAAAAGATGGTGTGAGTGTTGCAAAAGAAATTGAGTTAGCTGATCCTATTGCAAATATGGGAGCACAACTCGTAAAAGAAGTGGCTAGCAAAACAGCAGATGCTGCCGGTGATGGAACAACAACAGCTACTGTTTTGGCTTATAGTATTTTCAAAGAAGGCTTAAGAAATATTACAGCAGGAGCTAATCCTATTGAAGTCAAAAAAGGTATGGACAAAGCAAGCGAAGCCATTATTGCAGAACTTAAAAAAGCAAGCAAAAAAATAGGAGGCAAAGGAGATATTGCTCAAGTAGCCACTATTTCTGCAAATTCTGATGAAAAAATTGGCAATCTCATTGCTGAGGCAATGGAAAAGGTAGGTAAAGATGGTGTCATTACCGTAGAAGAAGCCAAAGGCATTAATGATGAACTGAGCGTAGTGGAAGGAATGCAATTTGATAGAGGTTATCTATCGCCTTATTTTGTTACCAATGCTGACAAAATGACCACACAACTTGAAAGTGCTTATGTGCTTTTGACAGATAAAAAAATTTCAAGCATGAAAGATATTCTACCTTTATTAGAAGCTACAATGAAAGGAGGTAAGCCCTTATTGATTATAGCCGAAGATATTGAAGGTGAAGCCCTTACAACCTTAGTAGTTAATAAACTTAGAGGTGTACTCAATGTAGCAGCAGTTAAAGCTCCCGGATTTGGCGATAGAAGAAAAGAAATGCTTAAAGATATTGCTGTTTTAACAGGTGGTCAAGTTATTTCTGAAGAACTTGGCAAAACTCTAGAAAATGCAGAAGTTAGCGACTTAGGTCAAGCAGCTAGAATTGTGATTGATAAAGACAACACAACTATCGTTGATGGCAAAGGTAAATCTAGCGATGTCAAAGATAGGATTGCTCAAATCAAAACACAAATTGAAGCCACTACAAGTGATTATGACAAAGAAAAATTACAAGAAAGACTTGCCAAACTAAGTGGTGGTGTTGCTGTTATCAAAGTAGGCGCTGCTTCTGAAGTTGAAATGAAAGAGAAAAAAGACAGAGTTGATGATGCCCTCTCAGCCACAAAAGCTGCTGTAGAAGAAGGTATTGTAATTGGAGGAGGTGCTGCGCTTATCCGTGCTGCTCAAAAAGTTAATCTCAAACTCAGCAACGATGAACTCATTGGTTATGAAATTATCAAACGAGCTATCAAAGCTCCTCTTGCTCAAATTGCAATGAATGCCGGTTATGATGCGGGAGTAGTTGTCAATGAAGTAGAAAAAAATAAAGAAGCTTTTGGTTTCAATGCCAGTAATGGTGAATATGTAGATATGTTTAAAGCCGGTATTATTGATCCCTTAAAGGTAGCAAGAGTTGCACTCCAAAATGCAGTATCTGTATCCAGCTTGCTCTTAACTACTGAAGCAACTGTTAATGAAATCAAAGAAGATAAACCTGCTCCTATGCCTGATATGGGAGGTATGGGTGGAATGGGAGGTATGGGTGGAATGATGTAA
- the dnaG gene encoding DNA primase, with translation MITQTSIEGLKQVIDIVDVISSYVDLKKVGSNFNACCPFHDEKTPSFVVNRSKGLYHCYGCGVGGDAIKFVMEYEKLGFIEAVEKIADMSNFSLEYEKNTLGKKNDSKLLEEITKFYQKQLVFQPHYKDYLLQRGVSGSSIEKFELGFCGASFEIIKFIENNQLDMKELIELGVLGQDNTRIYARFSERIIFPIHSPNGKVVGFGGRTLKEGLAKYINSPQSKQFNKSKLLYGYHLAKEHIYKYNQIIIAEGYLDVIMLHQAGFNTAVATLGTALTHEHLPLLNKGNPKIILSYDGDKAGINAAFKASAMLAKASKAGGVVIFDGGLDPADMVMGKKTDTLESLFISPMPFIEFVFRQIALKYNLSNPLEKEIALKESADFLHTLTPLLQEEYCGFIAEILKIPLNLIAPKYQGSKKNYPKNIVYTPTSNISDKLESLIIKYILEDRSLLDKAVEYIDESVFQYRAKEFDAICRGDFEDPALIGIALDEGLLLCDGGFEAELLTLILRHKQNQLEKIIHHHSFSFEEKSFKIRKIKDEIIRLKKGELIAI, from the coding sequence ATGATTACGCAAACCTCTATTGAGGGGTTAAAACAAGTCATTGATATTGTAGATGTGATAAGTTCTTATGTAGATCTTAAAAAAGTAGGGAGCAATTTTAATGCCTGCTGCCCCTTTCATGATGAAAAAACCCCAAGTTTTGTGGTAAATCGCTCAAAAGGTCTTTATCATTGTTATGGCTGTGGGGTAGGTGGAGACGCAATAAAATTTGTAATGGAATATGAAAAATTAGGTTTTATTGAGGCGGTCGAAAAAATTGCGGATATGTCTAATTTTTCTCTTGAATATGAAAAAAATACACTTGGAAAAAAAAATGATTCAAAGCTTTTAGAAGAGATAACAAAATTCTATCAAAAACAATTAGTATTCCAACCTCATTATAAAGATTATTTGTTGCAAAGGGGAGTAAGCGGGTCTTCTATAGAAAAATTTGAATTAGGATTTTGTGGGGCAAGTTTTGAAATAATAAAATTCATAGAGAATAATCAGCTTGATATGAAAGAACTTATAGAATTGGGGGTGCTTGGACAGGATAATACGCGTATTTATGCCAGATTTTCTGAACGTATTATTTTTCCTATTCATTCTCCTAACGGAAAAGTGGTTGGATTTGGTGGGAGAACACTTAAAGAAGGGCTTGCAAAATATATTAATTCTCCTCAAAGCAAGCAATTCAATAAATCAAAACTTTTATATGGCTATCATCTTGCCAAAGAACATATTTATAAATACAATCAAATTATTATAGCTGAGGGATATCTGGATGTGATTATGCTTCATCAAGCAGGGTTTAATACTGCAGTTGCCACACTTGGAACAGCTCTTACTCATGAACATTTGCCTTTGCTTAATAAGGGAAATCCGAAGATAATTTTGAGTTATGATGGGGATAAGGCCGGAATCAATGCTGCTTTTAAAGCTTCTGCAATGCTTGCCAAAGCCAGCAAAGCCGGGGGAGTAGTAATTTTTGATGGTGGGCTAGATCCTGCAGATATGGTTATGGGCAAAAAAACTGACACATTAGAATCACTTTTTATTTCTCCTATGCCTTTTATAGAATTTGTATTCAGACAAATTGCCTTAAAATATAACCTAAGTAATCCCCTTGAGAAAGAAATTGCCCTCAAGGAATCTGCAGATTTTTTGCACACTCTTACTCCGTTGCTTCAAGAAGAATATTGTGGGTTTATAGCTGAAATTTTAAAAATTCCATTGAATTTGATTGCCCCTAAGTATCAAGGTAGCAAAAAAAATTATCCCAAAAATATCGTTTATACCCCCACAAGTAATATTTCTGATAAGCTTGAAAGTCTTATTATTAAATATATTTTAGAAGATAGAAGCTTATTAGATAAAGCAGTTGAATATATTGATGAAAGTGTTTTTCAATATAGGGCAAAAGAATTTGATGCAATTTGTCGAGGGGATTTTGAAGATCCTGCATTGATTGGAATTGCGCTTGATGAAGGATTGTTGTTGTGTGATGGAGGATTTGAAGCAGAGCTTTTAACGCTTATTCTCAGGCATAAGCAAAATCAACTTGAAAAAATAATCCATCACCATAGTTTTAGTTTTGAAGAAAAAAGTTTTAAAATCAGAAAAATCAAAGATGAAATAATAAGATTAAAAAAAGGAGAATTAATAGCTATATGA
- a CDS encoding 7-cyano-7-deazaguanine synthase — protein sequence MKKALALFSGGLDSMISMKLLKDQGIEVVALHFNIGFGGNRDKLEYLKNATAQVGVELKICDIAEQFFHQVLFKPKYGYGRFFNPCIDCHANMFRHAFYQLLELKADFVISGEVIGQRPKSQRREALDQVRKLVRNIGEDSLFDDILSRDKSDQSKPQYLDELVLRPMSAKLLEPTFPEKIGWVNREKLLEIHGRGRTGQLSMCEAYGWKYYEKPGGGCLLTDLSVSLKLKDLSAHRQMVIEDNAIVKVGRYMVLENNARCVIARNEEENCKLDLPHPMMDKIMLLDCIGPIGLIEKTASKEDKILAARIVLGYGKSQKNQKYHVRVGSEEMELNPYDREMARKFLFFK from the coding sequence ATGAAAAAAGCATTGGCATTGTTTAGTGGAGGACTTGATAGCATGATTAGCATGAAACTACTCAAAGATCAAGGGATTGAAGTAGTGGCACTTCATTTTAATATAGGTTTTGGAGGAAATCGTGATAAATTAGAATATCTCAAGAATGCTACAGCGCAAGTGGGGGTAGAGCTTAAAATTTGCGATATTGCAGAGCAGTTTTTTCATCAAGTGCTTTTTAAGCCTAAATATGGATATGGAAGATTCTTTAATCCTTGTATTGATTGTCATGCCAATATGTTTAGACATGCTTTTTATCAACTTTTGGAATTGAAGGCTGATTTTGTAATCAGTGGAGAAGTAATTGGTCAAAGACCCAAAAGTCAAAGGAGAGAAGCCTTGGATCAAGTTAGAAAACTTGTTAGAAACATAGGGGAAGATTCTTTGTTTGATGATATATTAAGTCGTGATAAAAGCGATCAATCAAAACCTCAATATCTGGATGAATTGGTTTTGCGTCCTATGAGTGCAAAACTTTTAGAACCTACGTTTCCTGAAAAAATAGGTTGGGTAAATAGAGAAAAACTACTTGAGATTCATGGCAGAGGAAGAACCGGGCAACTTTCCATGTGTGAGGCATATGGTTGGAAATATTATGAAAAACCCGGCGGGGGATGTTTGCTTACAGATTTGAGTGTAAGTTTGAAACTTAAGGATTTAAGCGCACATCGTCAAATGGTTATTGAAGATAATGCAATTGTAAAAGTTGGGCGTTATATGGTGTTGGAAAATAATGCCAGATGTGTAATAGCAAGAAATGAAGAAGAAAATTGCAAATTGGATTTACCTCATCCAATGATGGATAAAATCATGTTGCTTGATTGTATAGGTCCTATCGGATTGATAGAAAAAACTGCAAGTAAAGAAGATAAAATCTTGGCTGCGAGGATTGTATTGGGATATGGGAAAAGTCAGAAAAATCAAAAATATCATGTGCGAGTAGGGAGCGAAGAAATGGAACTTAATCCCTATGACAGGGAAATGGCAAGGAAATTTTTATTCTTTAAATAA